In Panacibacter ginsenosidivorans, the following proteins share a genomic window:
- the trhO gene encoding oxygen-dependent tRNA uridine(34) hydroxylase TrhO — MSVLHNKISNAELKRKMMEETENRVTISFYCYFTIVDPKSFRDWLYKNLFALKVFGRIYIAHEGINAQISVPESNFEAMKQLLYSIEPLNGLRLNIAIDDDGKSFWVLRIKVRARIVADGIDDPSFSMQNKGKYVNAGQMNELLNDPNTIVVDMRNHYEYEVGHFVKALEVPSDTFRDQLPMAVDMLKGNEEKNIIMYCTGGIRCEKASAFMLHKGFNNVFHLEGGIINYARQVKEAGLESKFIGKNFVFDERLGERITEDIIAHCHHCGKPCDTHTNCKNDGCHLLFIQCKECATKYDGCCSIECKDTLHMPVERQKEIRKGIDKGQNIFNKSKTRLRPKLKDIAGS, encoded by the coding sequence ATGTCAGTGTTACACAACAAAATTTCCAACGCCGAGCTTAAGCGCAAAATGATGGAAGAAACGGAAAACCGTGTTACCATTAGCTTCTATTGTTATTTTACCATTGTTGATCCCAAATCTTTCAGGGATTGGTTGTATAAAAATCTTTTTGCTTTAAAAGTGTTTGGGCGTATTTACATAGCACATGAAGGAATTAATGCCCAGATCAGTGTTCCTGAATCAAACTTTGAAGCAATGAAGCAATTGCTTTATTCAATCGAACCACTCAACGGATTACGATTGAATATTGCTATAGATGATGATGGGAAATCATTTTGGGTACTTAGAATAAAAGTGCGGGCAAGAATTGTTGCTGATGGCATTGATGACCCTTCCTTTAGTATGCAAAATAAAGGGAAGTATGTAAACGCAGGTCAGATGAATGAGCTATTGAATGACCCAAATACGATTGTGGTAGACATGCGTAATCATTACGAATATGAAGTAGGACATTTTGTAAAAGCGCTGGAAGTGCCATCTGACACCTTTCGCGACCAATTACCCATGGCAGTTGACATGCTGAAAGGTAATGAGGAAAAGAATATCATTATGTATTGCACAGGAGGTATACGCTGCGAGAAAGCGAGCGCCTTTATGTTGCACAAGGGATTTAACAATGTTTTCCATTTAGAAGGAGGCATCATTAATTATGCCAGGCAAGTAAAAGAAGCCGGACTAGAAAGTAAATTCATTGGAAAAAATTTTGTTTTTGATGAGAGACTCGGCGAAAGAATAACAGAAGATATCATAGCCCATTGTCATCATTGTGGTAAGCCATGCGATACACATACCAATTGTAAAAATGACGGCTGTCATTTATTATTTATACAATGCAAAGAATGTGCTACAAAATATGATGGCTGTTGCAGTATTGAATGTAAAGACACATTGCATATGCCCGTTGAAAGGCAAAAAGAAATTCGAAAAGGTATAGACAAAGGACAGAATATATTTAATAAAAGCAAGACCCGCCTAAGACCAAAATTAAAAGATATTGCAGGCAGCTAA
- a CDS encoding DoxX family protein, with protein sequence MITINPENKWRRNISKTFWLYTMVALYVIAGINHFVNTATYLTIMPPWLPWPAELIFVSGAFEIFFGLLLVPLATRSIASLVLILLLIVVFPANIQMMLNYIQENNPYKWLSILRLPLQFVLIGWAYNYYKRPALIRPI encoded by the coding sequence ATGATCACCATAAATCCTGAAAATAAATGGCGACGGAATATTTCAAAGACATTTTGGTTGTACACAATGGTTGCATTATATGTTATTGCGGGGATCAATCATTTTGTAAATACAGCAACATATTTAACCATAATGCCCCCATGGCTGCCCTGGCCTGCAGAGTTGATTTTTGTAAGTGGTGCATTTGAAATATTTTTCGGATTGCTGCTTGTGCCACTTGCTACACGAAGTATTGCCTCGCTGGTACTAATACTTTTATTGATCGTTGTATTTCCAGCCAATATTCAAATGATGTTAAACTATATACAGGAAAATAATCCATATAAATGGCTTAGTATTCTGCGGCTGCCTTTGCAGTTTGTACTTATAGGTTGGGCATATAATTATTATAAGCGACCGGCTCTTATAAGACCAATATAA
- a CDS encoding RNA recognition motif domain-containing protein encodes MFIFVAGLPYDLDDAELEEIFEKFGTVKSAKVTLDKETGKSRGFGFVEMPDSTEANDAIENLNDISLGKKPLVVKAAEDRGGAAGGGGRGPSSGGQGGGYRPSGGGGFRDRDSRGGGGYNNGGGYNKDRKRY; translated from the coding sequence ATGTTTATTTTCGTAGCAGGTCTTCCTTATGATTTGGACGACGCGGAACTTGAAGAAATATTTGAGAAATTCGGTACTGTTAAATCGGCAAAGGTCACGTTAGACAAAGAAACTGGTAAAAGCAGGGGTTTCGGTTTTGTAGAAATGCCCGACAGCACAGAAGCAAATGACGCCATAGAAAATCTAAATGATATTTCACTTGGCAAAAAACCATTGGTAGTAAAAGCTGCTGAAGATCGCGGCGGCGCAGCTGGCGGTGGAGGCAGGGGTCCCTCTTCAGGCGGCCAGGGTGGTGGTTATCGCCCTTCTGGTGGTGGCGGTTTCAGAGATAGGGATTCAAGAGGTGGCGGGGGATATAACAATGGTGGTGGATATAATAAAGACCGCAAACGCTATTAG